A part of Grus americana isolate bGruAme1 chromosome 33, bGruAme1.mat, whole genome shotgun sequence genomic DNA contains:
- the DNM2 gene encoding dynamin-2 isoform X5 has product MGNRGMEELIPLVNKLQDAFSSIGQSCHLDLPQIAVVGGQSAGKSSVLENFVGRDFLPRGSGIVTRRPLILQLIFSKTEYAEFLHCKSKKFTDFDEVRQEIEAETDRVTGTNKGISPVPINLRVYSPHVLNLTLIDLPGITKVPVGDQPQDIEYQIKEMILQFISRESSLILAVTPANMDLANSDALKMAKEVDPQGLRTIGVITKLDLMDEGTDARDVLENKLLPLRRGYIGVVNRSQKDIDGKKDIRAALAAERKFFLSHPAYRHMADRMGTPHLQKVLNQQLTNHIRETLPSLRSKLQSQLLSLEKEVEEYKNFRPDDPTRKTKALLQMVQQFGVDFEKRIEGSGDQVDTLELSGGARINRIFHERFPFELVKMEFDEKDLRREISYAIKNIHGVRTGLFTPDLAFEAIVKKQVVKLKEPCLKCVDLVIQELINTVRQCTSKLGSYPRLREETERIVTTHIREREGKTKDQILLLIDIELSYINTNHEDFIGFANAQQRNTQTNKKRAIPNQGEILVIRRGWLTINNISIMKGGSKEYWFVLTAESLSWYKDEEEKEKKYMLPLDNLKIRDVEKGFMSNKHVFAIFNTEQRNVYKDLRQIELACDSQEDVDSWKASFLRAGVYPEKDQTENEDGAQENTFSMDPQLERQVETIRNLVDSYVGIINKSIRDLMPKTIMHLMINNTKDFIHSELLAYLYSSADQNSLMEESADQAQRRDDMLRMYHALKEALNIIGDISTSTVSTPVPPPVDDTWLQTSSGHSPPPQRRPPSAILPPGRPPAVRGPTPGPPLIPIPAGVPPFVAPPIPSRPGPQNIFAANNDPFPGPPQIPSRPARIPPGIPPGVPSRRPPAAPNRPTIIRPAEPSLLD; this is encoded by the exons AATATGCTGAGTTTTTGCACTGCAAATCCAAAAAGTTCACGGATTTTGATGAGGTGCGGCAGGAGATCGAAGCAGAAACCGACAGGGTGACGGGAACGAACAAAGGCATCTCTCCCGTCCCCATCAACCTCCGCGTCTATTCGCCGCACG TTTTGAACCTGACTCTGATCGACCTCCCGGGTATCACCAAAGTGCCGGTGGGGGACCAACCGCAGGACATCGAGTACCAGATCAAAGAGATGATCCTGCAGTTCATCAGCAGGGAGAGCAGCTTGATCCTCGCCGTCACGCCGGCGAACATGGATCTGGCCAACTCGGACGCGCTCAAGATGGCGAAAGAAGTTGATCCTCAAG GCTTGCGGACCATTGGAGTCATCACCAAGCTGGATCTGATGGATGAAGGCACGGATGCCAGGGATGTGCTGGAGAACAAACTGCTTCCTTTACGAAGAG GCTACATCGGCGTCGTTAACCGAAGCCAGAAGGACATCGATGGTAAGAAGGACATCAGGGCAGCGCTGGCAGCCGAACGGAAGTTCTTCCTTTCTCACCCGGCTTACCGGCACATGGCCGACCGGATGGGCACCCCGCATTTGCAGAAAGTCCTTAACCAG CAACTGACCAACCACATCCGGGAGACGCTGCCGTCGCTGCGTAGCAAACTTCAGAGTCAGCTGCTCTCCCTGGAGAAGGAGGTCGAGGAGTACAAGAACTTCCGCCCCGATGATCCCACGCGAAAAACCAAAGCTTTGTTACA AATGGTCCAGCAGTTCGGTGTGGACTTTGAGAAGCGAATCGAAGGTTCAGGAGACCAGGTGGACACGCTCGAACTCTCCGGGGGTGCCAGAATCAATCGCATTTTCCACGAGAGATTTCCTTTCGAGCTAGTGAAG ATGGAGTTCGACGAGAAGGACTTGAGGCGAGAAATAAGCTACGCCATTAAAAACATCCACGGTGTGAG GACGGGGCTCTTCACCCCAGACTTGGCATTCGAGGCCATTGTGAAAAAGCAGGTGGTGAAGCTGAAAGAGCCTTGTCTGAAGTGTGTCGACCTCGTTATTCAGGAGTTAATCAATACAGTTAGACAGTGTACCAGTAAG cttggTTCCTACCCCAGGTTACGAGAGGAGACGGAGAGGATCGTTACCACTCACATCAGGGAGCGGGAAGGCAAAACGAAGGACCAG ATTCTCCTGCTGATTGACATTGAGCTCTCTTACATCAACACTAACCACGAAGACTTCATTGGATTTGCCAA cGCGCAGCAAAGGAACACCCAGACGAACAAGAAAAGAGCCATCCCAAATCAG GGTGAGATACTG GTGATCCGCAGGGGCTGGCTGACCATCAACAACATCAGCATCATGAAGGGAGGCTCCAAGGAGTACTGGTTTGTGCTGACGGCCGAGTCGCTGTCCTGGTACAAGGACGAGGAG gagaaggagaagaaatacaTGTTGCCTTTAGATAATTTGAAAATCAGGGACGTGGAGAAGGGATTTATGTCTAACAAGCACGTCTTTGCCATCTTCAACACCGAGCAAAG GAACGTGTACAAAGATCTCCGTCAGATTGAGCTGGCCTGTGATTCCCAAGAAGACGTGGACAGCTGGAAAGCTTCCTTCCTCCGAGCGGGAGTTTATCCAGAGAAAGACCAA ACTGAGAACGAGGACGGCGCCCAGGAGAACACCTTCTCCATGGACCCTCAGCTGGAGCGCCAGGTGGAGACCATCCGCAACCTTGTCGACTCCTACGTCGGCATCATCAACAAGTCCATCCGGGACCTCATGCCAAAGACGATAATGCACCTCATGATAAACAAT aCCAAGGATTTCATCCACTCGGAGCTGCTGGCCTACCTGTACTCCTCCGCCGACCAGAACAGCCTGATGGAGGAATCGGCCGACCAGGCGCAGAGGAGGGACGACATGCTGCGCATGTACCACGCTCTGAAAGAGGCCTTGAACATCATCGGCGACATCAGCACCAGCACCGTCTCCACGCCGGTCCCCCCGCCCGTGGACGACACGTGGCTGCAGACGAGCAGCGGGCACAG CCCCCCGCCTCAGCGCAGACCTCCCTCCGCCATCCTGCCGCCGGGACGGCCGCCGGCTGTGAGGGGTCCGACGCCGGGGCCGCCCCTGATCCCCATTCCCGCAGGGGTACCCCCCTTCGTGGCTCCCCCCATCCCTTCGCGCCCTGGACCCCAGAACATCTTTGCTGCTAATAACGACCCCTTCCCAGGCCCTCCTCAGATCCCGTCGCGGCCGGCACGCATCCCCCCCGGCATTCCTCCCGGCGTGCCCAG CAGAAGACCCCCCGCGGCGCCGAACCGGCCCACCATTATCCGACCGGCCGAACCCTCCCTGCTCGATTAA
- the DNM2 gene encoding dynamin-2 isoform X7 gives MGNRGMEELIPLVNKLQDAFSSIGQSCHLDLPQIAVVGGQSAGKSSVLENFVGRDFLPRGSGIVTRRPLILQLIFSKTEYAEFLHCKSKKFTDFDEVRQEIEAETDRVTGTNKGISPVPINLRVYSPHVLNLTLIDLPGITKVPVGDQPQDIEYQIKEMILQFISRESSLILAVTPANMDLANSDALKMAKEVDPQGLRTIGVITKLDLMDEGTDARDVLENKLLPLRRGYIGVVNRSQKDIDGKKDIRAALAAERKFFLSHPAYRHMADRMGTPHLQKVLNQQLTNHIRETLPSLRSKLQSQLLSLEKEVEEYKNFRPDDPTRKTKALLQMVQQFGVDFEKRIEGSGDQVDTLELSGGARINRIFHERFPFELVKMEFDEKDLRREISYAIKNIHGVRTGLFTPDLAFEAIVKKQVVKLKEPCLKCVDLVIQELINTVRQCTSKLGSYPRLREETERIVTTHIREREGKTKDQILLLIDIELSYINTNHEDFIGFANAQQRNTQTNKKRAIPNQGEILVIRRGWLTINNISIMKGGSKEYWFVLTAESLSWYKDEEEKEKKYMLPLDNLKIRDVEKGFMSNKHVFAIFNTEQRNVYKDLRQIELACDSQEDVDSWKASFLRAGVYPEKDQTENEDGAQENTFSMDPQLERQVETIRNLVDSYVGIINKSIRDLMPKTIMHLMINNTKDFIHSELLAYLYSSADQNSLMEESADQAQRRDDMLRMYHALKEALNIIGDISTSTVSTPVPPPVDDTWLQTSSGHSPPPQRRPPSAILPPGRPPAVRGPTPGPPLIPIPAGVPPFVAPPIPSRPGPQNIFAANNDPFPGPPQIPSRPARIPPGIPPGVPRRPPAAPNRPTIIRPAEPSLLD, from the exons AATATGCTGAGTTTTTGCACTGCAAATCCAAAAAGTTCACGGATTTTGATGAGGTGCGGCAGGAGATCGAAGCAGAAACCGACAGGGTGACGGGAACGAACAAAGGCATCTCTCCCGTCCCCATCAACCTCCGCGTCTATTCGCCGCACG TTTTGAACCTGACTCTGATCGACCTCCCGGGTATCACCAAAGTGCCGGTGGGGGACCAACCGCAGGACATCGAGTACCAGATCAAAGAGATGATCCTGCAGTTCATCAGCAGGGAGAGCAGCTTGATCCTCGCCGTCACGCCGGCGAACATGGATCTGGCCAACTCGGACGCGCTCAAGATGGCGAAAGAAGTTGATCCTCAAG GCTTGCGGACCATTGGAGTCATCACCAAGCTGGATCTGATGGATGAAGGCACGGATGCCAGGGATGTGCTGGAGAACAAACTGCTTCCTTTACGAAGAG GCTACATCGGCGTCGTTAACCGAAGCCAGAAGGACATCGATGGTAAGAAGGACATCAGGGCAGCGCTGGCAGCCGAACGGAAGTTCTTCCTTTCTCACCCGGCTTACCGGCACATGGCCGACCGGATGGGCACCCCGCATTTGCAGAAAGTCCTTAACCAG CAACTGACCAACCACATCCGGGAGACGCTGCCGTCGCTGCGTAGCAAACTTCAGAGTCAGCTGCTCTCCCTGGAGAAGGAGGTCGAGGAGTACAAGAACTTCCGCCCCGATGATCCCACGCGAAAAACCAAAGCTTTGTTACA AATGGTCCAGCAGTTCGGTGTGGACTTTGAGAAGCGAATCGAAGGTTCAGGAGACCAGGTGGACACGCTCGAACTCTCCGGGGGTGCCAGAATCAATCGCATTTTCCACGAGAGATTTCCTTTCGAGCTAGTGAAG ATGGAGTTCGACGAGAAGGACTTGAGGCGAGAAATAAGCTACGCCATTAAAAACATCCACGGTGTGAG GACGGGGCTCTTCACCCCAGACTTGGCATTCGAGGCCATTGTGAAAAAGCAGGTGGTGAAGCTGAAAGAGCCTTGTCTGAAGTGTGTCGACCTCGTTATTCAGGAGTTAATCAATACAGTTAGACAGTGTACCAGTAAG cttggTTCCTACCCCAGGTTACGAGAGGAGACGGAGAGGATCGTTACCACTCACATCAGGGAGCGGGAAGGCAAAACGAAGGACCAG ATTCTCCTGCTGATTGACATTGAGCTCTCTTACATCAACACTAACCACGAAGACTTCATTGGATTTGCCAA cGCGCAGCAAAGGAACACCCAGACGAACAAGAAAAGAGCCATCCCAAATCAG GGTGAGATACTG GTGATCCGCAGGGGCTGGCTGACCATCAACAACATCAGCATCATGAAGGGAGGCTCCAAGGAGTACTGGTTTGTGCTGACGGCCGAGTCGCTGTCCTGGTACAAGGACGAGGAG gagaaggagaagaaatacaTGTTGCCTTTAGATAATTTGAAAATCAGGGACGTGGAGAAGGGATTTATGTCTAACAAGCACGTCTTTGCCATCTTCAACACCGAGCAAAG GAACGTGTACAAAGATCTCCGTCAGATTGAGCTGGCCTGTGATTCCCAAGAAGACGTGGACAGCTGGAAAGCTTCCTTCCTCCGAGCGGGAGTTTATCCAGAGAAAGACCAA ACTGAGAACGAGGACGGCGCCCAGGAGAACACCTTCTCCATGGACCCTCAGCTGGAGCGCCAGGTGGAGACCATCCGCAACCTTGTCGACTCCTACGTCGGCATCATCAACAAGTCCATCCGGGACCTCATGCCAAAGACGATAATGCACCTCATGATAAACAAT aCCAAGGATTTCATCCACTCGGAGCTGCTGGCCTACCTGTACTCCTCCGCCGACCAGAACAGCCTGATGGAGGAATCGGCCGACCAGGCGCAGAGGAGGGACGACATGCTGCGCATGTACCACGCTCTGAAAGAGGCCTTGAACATCATCGGCGACATCAGCACCAGCACCGTCTCCACGCCGGTCCCCCCGCCCGTGGACGACACGTGGCTGCAGACGAGCAGCGGGCACAG CCCCCCGCCTCAGCGCAGACCTCCCTCCGCCATCCTGCCGCCGGGACGGCCGCCGGCTGTGAGGGGTCCGACGCCGGGGCCGCCCCTGATCCCCATTCCCGCAGGGGTACCCCCCTTCGTGGCTCCCCCCATCCCTTCGCGCCCTGGACCCCAGAACATCTTTGCTGCTAATAACGACCCCTTCCCAGGCCCTCCTCAGATCCCGTCGCGGCCGGCACGCATCCCCCCCGGCATTCCTCCCGGCGTGCCCAG AAGACCCCCCGCGGCGCCGAACCGGCCCACCATTATCCGACCGGCCGAACCCTCCCTGCTCGATTAA
- the DNM2 gene encoding dynamin-2 isoform X4, protein MGNRGMEELIPLVNKLQDAFSSIGQSCHLDLPQIAVVGGQSAGKSSVLENFVGRDFLPRGSGIVTRRPLILQLIFSKTEYAEFLHCKSKKFTDFDEVRQEIEAETDRVTGTNKGISPVPINLRVYSPHVLNLTLIDLPGITKVPVGDQPQDIEYQIKEMILQFISRESSLILAVTPANMDLANSDALKMAKEVDPQGLRTIGVITKLDLMDEGTDARDVLENKLLPLRRGYIGVVNRSQKDIDGKKDIRAALAAERKFFLSHPAYRHMADRMGTPHLQKVLNQQLTNHIRETLPSLRSKLQSQLLSLEKEVEEYKNFRPDDPTRKTKALLQMVQQFGVDFEKRIEGSGDQVDTLELSGGARINRIFHERFPFELVKMEFDEKDLRREISYAIKNIHGVRTGLFTPDLAFEAIVKKQVVKLKEPCLKCVDLVIQELINTVRQCTSKLGSYPRLREETERIVTTHIREREGKTKDQILLLIDIELSYINTNHEDFIGFANCYTEQHMTTGAQQRNTQTNKKRAIPNQVIRRGWLTINNISIMKGGSKEYWFVLTAESLSWYKDEEEKEKKYMLPLDNLKIRDVEKGFMSNKHVFAIFNTEQRNVYKDLRQIELACDSQEDVDSWKASFLRAGVYPEKDQTENEDGAQENTFSMDPQLERQVETIRNLVDSYVGIINKSIRDLMPKTIMHLMINNTKDFIHSELLAYLYSSADQNSLMEESADQAQRRDDMLRMYHALKEALNIIGDISTSTVSTPVPPPVDDTWLQTSSGHSPPPQRRPPSAILPPGRPPAVRGPTPGPPLIPIPAGVPPFVAPPIPSRPGPQNIFAANNDPFPGPPQIPSRPARIPPGIPPGVPSRRPPAAPNRPTIIRPAEPSLLD, encoded by the exons AATATGCTGAGTTTTTGCACTGCAAATCCAAAAAGTTCACGGATTTTGATGAGGTGCGGCAGGAGATCGAAGCAGAAACCGACAGGGTGACGGGAACGAACAAAGGCATCTCTCCCGTCCCCATCAACCTCCGCGTCTATTCGCCGCACG TTTTGAACCTGACTCTGATCGACCTCCCGGGTATCACCAAAGTGCCGGTGGGGGACCAACCGCAGGACATCGAGTACCAGATCAAAGAGATGATCCTGCAGTTCATCAGCAGGGAGAGCAGCTTGATCCTCGCCGTCACGCCGGCGAACATGGATCTGGCCAACTCGGACGCGCTCAAGATGGCGAAAGAAGTTGATCCTCAAG GCTTGCGGACCATTGGAGTCATCACCAAGCTGGATCTGATGGATGAAGGCACGGATGCCAGGGATGTGCTGGAGAACAAACTGCTTCCTTTACGAAGAG GCTACATCGGCGTCGTTAACCGAAGCCAGAAGGACATCGATGGTAAGAAGGACATCAGGGCAGCGCTGGCAGCCGAACGGAAGTTCTTCCTTTCTCACCCGGCTTACCGGCACATGGCCGACCGGATGGGCACCCCGCATTTGCAGAAAGTCCTTAACCAG CAACTGACCAACCACATCCGGGAGACGCTGCCGTCGCTGCGTAGCAAACTTCAGAGTCAGCTGCTCTCCCTGGAGAAGGAGGTCGAGGAGTACAAGAACTTCCGCCCCGATGATCCCACGCGAAAAACCAAAGCTTTGTTACA AATGGTCCAGCAGTTCGGTGTGGACTTTGAGAAGCGAATCGAAGGTTCAGGAGACCAGGTGGACACGCTCGAACTCTCCGGGGGTGCCAGAATCAATCGCATTTTCCACGAGAGATTTCCTTTCGAGCTAGTGAAG ATGGAGTTCGACGAGAAGGACTTGAGGCGAGAAATAAGCTACGCCATTAAAAACATCCACGGTGTGAG GACGGGGCTCTTCACCCCAGACTTGGCATTCGAGGCCATTGTGAAAAAGCAGGTGGTGAAGCTGAAAGAGCCTTGTCTGAAGTGTGTCGACCTCGTTATTCAGGAGTTAATCAATACAGTTAGACAGTGTACCAGTAAG cttggTTCCTACCCCAGGTTACGAGAGGAGACGGAGAGGATCGTTACCACTCACATCAGGGAGCGGGAAGGCAAAACGAAGGACCAG ATTCTCCTGCTGATTGACATTGAGCTCTCTTACATCAACACTAACCACGAAGACTTCATTGGATTTGCCAA CTGTTACACTGAGCAGCACATGACGACAGG cGCGCAGCAAAGGAACACCCAGACGAACAAGAAAAGAGCCATCCCAAATCAG GTGATCCGCAGGGGCTGGCTGACCATCAACAACATCAGCATCATGAAGGGAGGCTCCAAGGAGTACTGGTTTGTGCTGACGGCCGAGTCGCTGTCCTGGTACAAGGACGAGGAG gagaaggagaagaaatacaTGTTGCCTTTAGATAATTTGAAAATCAGGGACGTGGAGAAGGGATTTATGTCTAACAAGCACGTCTTTGCCATCTTCAACACCGAGCAAAG GAACGTGTACAAAGATCTCCGTCAGATTGAGCTGGCCTGTGATTCCCAAGAAGACGTGGACAGCTGGAAAGCTTCCTTCCTCCGAGCGGGAGTTTATCCAGAGAAAGACCAA ACTGAGAACGAGGACGGCGCCCAGGAGAACACCTTCTCCATGGACCCTCAGCTGGAGCGCCAGGTGGAGACCATCCGCAACCTTGTCGACTCCTACGTCGGCATCATCAACAAGTCCATCCGGGACCTCATGCCAAAGACGATAATGCACCTCATGATAAACAAT aCCAAGGATTTCATCCACTCGGAGCTGCTGGCCTACCTGTACTCCTCCGCCGACCAGAACAGCCTGATGGAGGAATCGGCCGACCAGGCGCAGAGGAGGGACGACATGCTGCGCATGTACCACGCTCTGAAAGAGGCCTTGAACATCATCGGCGACATCAGCACCAGCACCGTCTCCACGCCGGTCCCCCCGCCCGTGGACGACACGTGGCTGCAGACGAGCAGCGGGCACAG CCCCCCGCCTCAGCGCAGACCTCCCTCCGCCATCCTGCCGCCGGGACGGCCGCCGGCTGTGAGGGGTCCGACGCCGGGGCCGCCCCTGATCCCCATTCCCGCAGGGGTACCCCCCTTCGTGGCTCCCCCCATCCCTTCGCGCCCTGGACCCCAGAACATCTTTGCTGCTAATAACGACCCCTTCCCAGGCCCTCCTCAGATCCCGTCGCGGCCGGCACGCATCCCCCCCGGCATTCCTCCCGGCGTGCCCAG CAGAAGACCCCCCGCGGCGCCGAACCGGCCCACCATTATCCGACCGGCCGAACCCTCCCTGCTCGATTAA
- the DNM2 gene encoding dynamin-2 isoform X11 — MGNRGMEELIPLVNKLQDAFSSIGQSCHLDLPQIAVVGGQSAGKSSVLENFVGRDFLPRGSGIVTRRPLILQLIFSKTEYAEFLHCKSKKFTDFDEVRQEIEAETDRVTGTNKGISPVPINLRVYSPHVLNLTLIDLPGITKVPVGDQPQDIEYQIKEMILQFISRESSLILAVTPANMDLANSDALKMAKEVDPQGLRTIGVITKLDLMDEGTDARDVLENKLLPLRRGYIGVVNRSQKDIDGKKDIRAALAAERKFFLSHPAYRHMADRMGTPHLQKVLNQQLTNHIRETLPSLRSKLQSQLLSLEKEVEEYKNFRPDDPTRKTKALLQMVQQFGVDFEKRIEGSGDQVDTLELSGGARINRIFHERFPFELVKMEFDEKDLRREISYAIKNIHGVRTGLFTPDLAFEAIVKKQVVKLKEPCLKCVDLVIQELINTVRQCTSKLGSYPRLREETERIVTTHIREREGKTKDQILLLIDIELSYINTNHEDFIGFANAQQRNTQTNKKRAIPNQVIRRGWLTINNISIMKGGSKEYWFVLTAESLSWYKDEEEKEKKYMLPLDNLKIRDVEKGFMSNKHVFAIFNTEQRNVYKDLRQIELACDSQEDVDSWKASFLRAGVYPEKDQTENEDGAQENTFSMDPQLERQVETIRNLVDSYVGIINKSIRDLMPKTIMHLMINNTKDFIHSELLAYLYSSADQNSLMEESADQAQRRDDMLRMYHALKEALNIIGDISTSTVSTPVPPPVDDTWLQTSSGHSPPPQRRPPSAILPPGRPPAVRGPTPGPPLIPIPAGVPPFVAPPIPSRPGPQNIFAANNDPFPGPPQIPSRPARIPPGIPPGVPRRPPAAPNRPTIIRPAEPSLLD; from the exons AATATGCTGAGTTTTTGCACTGCAAATCCAAAAAGTTCACGGATTTTGATGAGGTGCGGCAGGAGATCGAAGCAGAAACCGACAGGGTGACGGGAACGAACAAAGGCATCTCTCCCGTCCCCATCAACCTCCGCGTCTATTCGCCGCACG TTTTGAACCTGACTCTGATCGACCTCCCGGGTATCACCAAAGTGCCGGTGGGGGACCAACCGCAGGACATCGAGTACCAGATCAAAGAGATGATCCTGCAGTTCATCAGCAGGGAGAGCAGCTTGATCCTCGCCGTCACGCCGGCGAACATGGATCTGGCCAACTCGGACGCGCTCAAGATGGCGAAAGAAGTTGATCCTCAAG GCTTGCGGACCATTGGAGTCATCACCAAGCTGGATCTGATGGATGAAGGCACGGATGCCAGGGATGTGCTGGAGAACAAACTGCTTCCTTTACGAAGAG GCTACATCGGCGTCGTTAACCGAAGCCAGAAGGACATCGATGGTAAGAAGGACATCAGGGCAGCGCTGGCAGCCGAACGGAAGTTCTTCCTTTCTCACCCGGCTTACCGGCACATGGCCGACCGGATGGGCACCCCGCATTTGCAGAAAGTCCTTAACCAG CAACTGACCAACCACATCCGGGAGACGCTGCCGTCGCTGCGTAGCAAACTTCAGAGTCAGCTGCTCTCCCTGGAGAAGGAGGTCGAGGAGTACAAGAACTTCCGCCCCGATGATCCCACGCGAAAAACCAAAGCTTTGTTACA AATGGTCCAGCAGTTCGGTGTGGACTTTGAGAAGCGAATCGAAGGTTCAGGAGACCAGGTGGACACGCTCGAACTCTCCGGGGGTGCCAGAATCAATCGCATTTTCCACGAGAGATTTCCTTTCGAGCTAGTGAAG ATGGAGTTCGACGAGAAGGACTTGAGGCGAGAAATAAGCTACGCCATTAAAAACATCCACGGTGTGAG GACGGGGCTCTTCACCCCAGACTTGGCATTCGAGGCCATTGTGAAAAAGCAGGTGGTGAAGCTGAAAGAGCCTTGTCTGAAGTGTGTCGACCTCGTTATTCAGGAGTTAATCAATACAGTTAGACAGTGTACCAGTAAG cttggTTCCTACCCCAGGTTACGAGAGGAGACGGAGAGGATCGTTACCACTCACATCAGGGAGCGGGAAGGCAAAACGAAGGACCAG ATTCTCCTGCTGATTGACATTGAGCTCTCTTACATCAACACTAACCACGAAGACTTCATTGGATTTGCCAA cGCGCAGCAAAGGAACACCCAGACGAACAAGAAAAGAGCCATCCCAAATCAG GTGATCCGCAGGGGCTGGCTGACCATCAACAACATCAGCATCATGAAGGGAGGCTCCAAGGAGTACTGGTTTGTGCTGACGGCCGAGTCGCTGTCCTGGTACAAGGACGAGGAG gagaaggagaagaaatacaTGTTGCCTTTAGATAATTTGAAAATCAGGGACGTGGAGAAGGGATTTATGTCTAACAAGCACGTCTTTGCCATCTTCAACACCGAGCAAAG GAACGTGTACAAAGATCTCCGTCAGATTGAGCTGGCCTGTGATTCCCAAGAAGACGTGGACAGCTGGAAAGCTTCCTTCCTCCGAGCGGGAGTTTATCCAGAGAAAGACCAA ACTGAGAACGAGGACGGCGCCCAGGAGAACACCTTCTCCATGGACCCTCAGCTGGAGCGCCAGGTGGAGACCATCCGCAACCTTGTCGACTCCTACGTCGGCATCATCAACAAGTCCATCCGGGACCTCATGCCAAAGACGATAATGCACCTCATGATAAACAAT aCCAAGGATTTCATCCACTCGGAGCTGCTGGCCTACCTGTACTCCTCCGCCGACCAGAACAGCCTGATGGAGGAATCGGCCGACCAGGCGCAGAGGAGGGACGACATGCTGCGCATGTACCACGCTCTGAAAGAGGCCTTGAACATCATCGGCGACATCAGCACCAGCACCGTCTCCACGCCGGTCCCCCCGCCCGTGGACGACACGTGGCTGCAGACGAGCAGCGGGCACAG CCCCCCGCCTCAGCGCAGACCTCCCTCCGCCATCCTGCCGCCGGGACGGCCGCCGGCTGTGAGGGGTCCGACGCCGGGGCCGCCCCTGATCCCCATTCCCGCAGGGGTACCCCCCTTCGTGGCTCCCCCCATCCCTTCGCGCCCTGGACCCCAGAACATCTTTGCTGCTAATAACGACCCCTTCCCAGGCCCTCCTCAGATCCCGTCGCGGCCGGCACGCATCCCCCCCGGCATTCCTCCCGGCGTGCCCAG AAGACCCCCCGCGGCGCCGAACCGGCCCACCATTATCCGACCGGCCGAACCCTCCCTGCTCGATTAA